One genomic segment of Thermomicrobiales bacterium includes these proteins:
- a CDS encoding crosslink repair DNA glycosylase YcaQ family protein, whose protein sequence is MTALDFTARLRAWSYRRQGLDHSLADPMAVLERLVGVYSTNPSGALSLLARVPTLSPEHALTLDKQGGAVRFPNMHGSTHLIPVELAGIVFGATRENPERFVPQLRAVGLDLAAYQALKPELLDRLRQPVDARSIKKTLGLGPAELQVVRTMARELLVLRIANSVRADQLAYVATEAWLGHTITPLDREFATSQLAERYLRGFGPARRQDLAWWIPASQTRVRESLDGLELVEVAPDCLLPADLEDAFWSTDAIDPEEIRLLPKWDAWAMGYAPDGRARIADEAHLPHAYSTTETSANKASGDGWPIILRGGRAVARWESRYAGKNLDVTIMPFPGETIAESSIRTDFERITSFLGCGDLTITTL, encoded by the coding sequence GTGACAGCACTCGATTTCACAGCCCGGTTGCGCGCCTGGTCCTATCGGCGGCAGGGGCTCGACCATTCGCTGGCAGACCCCATGGCCGTGCTCGAGCGGCTCGTTGGGGTGTACAGCACCAATCCCAGTGGCGCGCTCTCGTTGCTGGCGCGGGTGCCCACGTTGTCGCCGGAGCACGCGCTGACTCTCGACAAGCAGGGAGGCGCTGTGCGCTTTCCGAACATGCACGGCTCGACGCATCTCATTCCGGTCGAGCTGGCCGGGATCGTGTTCGGGGCAACTCGGGAGAATCCAGAGCGTTTTGTGCCGCAGCTCCGTGCCGTAGGGCTCGATCTCGCTGCCTACCAGGCGCTGAAACCCGAACTACTCGACCGGTTGCGCCAGCCGGTCGACGCTCGCTCCATCAAGAAAACCCTGGGTCTGGGTCCGGCAGAGCTCCAGGTCGTGCGCACCATGGCGCGCGAGCTGCTGGTGCTCCGGATTGCAAACAGCGTGCGCGCCGATCAGCTCGCCTATGTGGCAACCGAAGCATGGCTCGGCCATACGATCACGCCACTCGATCGGGAGTTCGCCACCTCCCAGCTGGCCGAGCGGTACCTGCGCGGTTTCGGTCCAGCGCGCCGGCAAGACCTGGCATGGTGGATACCTGCATCCCAGACGCGCGTGCGGGAGTCTCTCGATGGGCTAGAGCTCGTCGAGGTCGCGCCCGATTGTCTCCTTCCTGCCGATCTGGAGGACGCGTTTTGGTCAACCGACGCGATCGATCCAGAGGAGATCCGGCTGTTGCCCAAATGGGATGCATGGGCCATGGGGTACGCGCCGGATGGCCGAGCGCGCATTGCCGACGAGGCGCATCTACCGCATGCCTATTCGACCACCGAGACATCGGCCAACAAAGCGTCCGGCGATGGCTGGCCAATCATCCTGCGCGGTGGCCGTGCGGTTGCCCGCTGGGAGTCCCGTTACGCTGGCAAGAACCTCGACGTTACGATCATGCCGTTTCCTGGAGAAACCATCGCTGAATCCTCGATTCGAACGGATTTCGAACGGATCACGTCGTTTCTTGGCTGCGGAGACCTCACGATCACCACCCTGTAG
- a CDS encoding glycoside hydrolase family 172 protein: MLEQVSRLSNAESRSISPENPTGARGAGGMSTDGLAAASARELGQGWKVSPYIAIGGNQTVTLAEIEGPGAITHIWLTVHPTHWRRLVLRMYWDGEETPSVETPLGDFFCSGWCVRCNVSSIPVAVNPAGGFNSYWPMPFRKSARITVENLSPDEVGSFYFSIDYELKPIDDDEAYFHAQWRRNNPLPYGEVHTLLDGVRGRGHYVGTYIAWGVNNNGWWGEGEIKFYLDGDRDWPTICGTGTEDYFGGAWNFEHPLGEYGSFSTPFLGLPQVIKPDGLYQSQQRFGMYRWHIPDPIHFKEELRVTIQALGWRSTLEGKRRYLPLQDDIASTAFWYQADPHASFPVLPTLNDLEVV, from the coding sequence ATGCTCGAACAGGTGAGCCGGTTGTCGAACGCGGAGAGCCGCAGCATCAGTCCGGAGAATCCGACGGGCGCGCGCGGCGCGGGGGGTATGTCCACCGACGGCCTGGCGGCGGCTTCGGCGCGTGAGCTGGGCCAGGGGTGGAAGGTTTCGCCATATATCGCCATCGGCGGAAATCAGACAGTGACACTGGCGGAGATCGAGGGGCCTGGCGCCATCACGCATATCTGGTTGACCGTGCATCCGACCCACTGGCGACGGCTGGTGCTGCGTATGTATTGGGACGGCGAGGAAACGCCATCGGTGGAAACGCCGCTGGGCGATTTCTTCTGCTCCGGCTGGTGTGTGCGCTGCAACGTGAGCTCGATTCCGGTGGCGGTCAATCCGGCGGGCGGATTCAATAGCTATTGGCCGATGCCCTTCCGCAAATCGGCGCGTATTACCGTGGAAAATCTCTCGCCCGACGAGGTGGGATCGTTCTATTTCTCGATCGACTACGAGCTGAAACCGATCGACGACGACGAGGCCTATTTCCACGCGCAATGGCGGCGGAACAATCCGCTTCCCTATGGCGAAGTGCATACCCTGCTCGACGGAGTGCGCGGCCGGGGCCACTACGTCGGCACCTACATTGCCTGGGGTGTGAACAACAACGGCTGGTGGGGCGAAGGGGAGATCAAGTTCTATCTCGATGGCGACCGCGACTGGCCGACCATCTGCGGAACCGGCACCGAGGACTATTTCGGCGGCGCGTGGAACTTCGAGCACCCGCTGGGGGAGTATGGGTCGTTTTCGACGCCGTTCCTGGGTCTGCCGCAGGTGATCAAGCCGGACGGGCTCTACCAGAGCCAGCAACGGTTTGGCATGTATCGCTGGCACATCCCCGACCCGATCCACTTCAAGGAAGAGCTGCGCGTCACCATTCAGGCGCTCGGCTGGCGCTCGACCCTGGAAGGCAAACGCCGCTACCTCCCCTTGCAGGACGACATCGCCTCCACCGCCTTCTGGTACCAGGCCGATCCGCACGCGTCGTTCCCGGTGTTGCCTACATTGAATGACCTAGAGGTCGTCTAG